A DNA window from Ipomoea triloba cultivar NCNSP0323 chromosome 10, ASM357664v1 contains the following coding sequences:
- the LOC116031524 gene encoding inositol-pentakisphosphate 2-kinase-like gives MAIVLDVKDAREWSYRGEGAVNLVLSYRGTSPHFLGKVLRIQKVPTNGSENENGHPGLTMHEIILWKDVKELASAPTREIAEHFFVQHVMCPLLGSEHVDAGIRILVSREFLEEVEKNVLRKRPTWRVDAAKVNLRSDSILLMSDHSIFPHVTPQEELCICVEIKPKCGFLPVSEFIIESNALKRRTTRFKMHQALKFHQGKISYISGYDPLDMFSRSKDRLDKAIKDLFMTPQNNFRVFVNGGLIFGGFGGGAESTNSKAGQAFEDALKNIIFAKEEGMRTEFFLELISEAVFSSGLLNRLLEVQKLDIFDIEGAIHVYYNVISQPCMVCRDLGNDLSKRFNTLHSISMEESWKILRDYLIAATAKDLSMMISFRPREDGKRESSYSLVSLKSTNQNFDYKASFIDLDLKPLKKMEYYYELDKKIVSSYVKMVNSGKGMACSY, from the exons ATGGCGATCGTTTTAGACGTGAAAGACGCGAGAGAATGGTCTTATAGAGGCGAAGGAGCTGTCAATCTGGTTCTTTCTTATCGTGGAACCTCTCCACATTTT CTTGGAAAAGTTTTGAGGATACAAAAGGTTCCAACAAATGGGTCTGAAAATGAGAATGGTCATCCAGGTCTAACCATGCATGAAATCATCCTTTGGAAAGATGTGAAAGAGCTTGCATCAGCCCCTACTAGGGAGATTGCAGAGCACTTCTTTGTCCAGCATGTAATGTGCCCATTATTGGGTTCTGAGCATGTTGATGCTGGG ATTCGCATCCTTGTATCCAGAGAATTTCTAGAGGAAGTTGAAAAGAATGTCCTTCGCAAGCGCCCTACTTGGCGGGTTGATGCTGCTAAGGTCAATCTCCGGAGTGATTCTATTTTACTGATGTCTGATCATTCAATATTTCCCCATG TTACACCTCAAGAGGAACTGTGCATATGCGTTGAAATAAAG CCCAAATGTGGGTTCCTTCCAGTTTCAGAATTTATTATAGAAAGTAATGCTCTTAAAAGGAGAACCACTCGTTTCAAGATGCACCAGGCTCTGAAGTTTCATCAAGGGAAG ATATCATATATAAGTGGATATGATCCACTTGATATGTTCTCTAGGTCTAAAGACAGATTAGACAAAGCAATCAAGGATCTTTTTATGACCCCACAGAATAACTTTCGAGTTTTTGTGAATGGTGGTCTCATATTCGGGGGCTTTGGTGGTGGTGCAGAATCTACAAATTCTAAAGCTGGTCAGGCATTTGAAGATGCActcaagaatataatttttgcaAAAGAAGAAGGGATGCGTACGGAATTTTTTCTTGAGCTCATATCTGAGGCAGTTTTCAGTTCAGGATTACTAAATCGACTTCTTGAAGTCCAGaagcttgatatttttgacaTTGAGGGTGCAATTCATGTGTATTACAATGTTATTTCTCAGCCCTGTATGGTTTGCAGAGATTTAGGCAATGACTTGTCAAAAAGGTTTAACACCTTGCATTCTATTTCAATGGAAGAAAGTTGGAAGATATTGAGGGACTATTTAATAGCTGCTACTGCAAAGGACTTGAGTATGATGATTAGTTTTAGACCTCGAGAAGATGGGAAACGGGAATCTTCATATAGTCTTGTCTCCTTAAAGTCCACCAACCAAAATTTTGATTACAAG GCATCTTTCATTGACCTGGACCTGAAACCTCTAAAAAAGATGGAGTACTACTATGAATTGGACAAGAAGATAGTCAGCAGTTATGTAAAGATGGTAAATTCAGGAAAGGGGATGGCTTGTTCATATTAA